One segment of Pseudanabaena sp. FACHB-2040 DNA contains the following:
- a CDS encoding sarcosine oxidase subunit delta — MSFQLTCPNCGRRSVSEFACKGEFTPRPLPDAGLLDWTDYLYLRQNRRGRQLEWWYHRSGCQSWFLVERDTTDNTQHRSFWYRDLQGMPEDPSR, encoded by the coding sequence ATGAGCTTTCAACTTACCTGTCCTAACTGCGGCAGGCGTTCGGTCAGTGAGTTTGCCTGTAAAGGTGAATTTACTCCCCGGCCGCTGCCTGATGCAGGTCTATTGGACTGGACCGACTACCTCTATCTCAGGCAAAACCGTCGGGGGCGGCAGCTGGAATGGTGGTATCACCGCAGTGGCTGCCAGTCCTGGTTTTTAGTTGAGCGCGATACCACAGACAACACTCAGCACCGGAGTTTTTGGTACCGAGATTTGCAGGGGATGCCAGAAGACCCCTCACGCTAA
- the glnT gene encoding type III glutamate--ammonia ligase produces the protein MVATLTQGKTLAELAQEHSLNFFLVSYTDLLGGTRAKLVPAAKISSVERNGAFFASFASNLGLGPDAAEIAVIPDPESLIVLPWQPNVGWVASDVYFNGAPFPAAPRMILNRVLTQAAELGYSYKAGVEAEFFLLRQTETGYAIADAHDTATRPCYDQLNLMRQFDLISKLVTYMEELGWEPYQCDHEDANGQFEINWTYDDARVTADRHVFFKYMVKTLAEQQGLTATFMPKPFSHLTGNGAHIHNSLWQGDNNLFADGADDGGLSAVGYHFLGGVLAHGRGLTALCGPTINSYRRLGAAMTESGSTWSPQYISYGGNNRTHMLRIPEAGRFECRLVDGAANLYLVLAGLLAAGLEGIATQANPGQRIDENLFVRGSEFDLQRLPSNLLEALEALKNDSLLMDVIGELATKTYFEFKYSEWDAFHAGITPWEMKQYVNC, from the coding sequence GCGCAGGAGCACAGCTTAAACTTCTTTCTGGTGTCTTACACTGACCTGCTGGGGGGGACGAGGGCCAAGCTCGTACCTGCTGCTAAAATCAGCTCGGTGGAGCGAAACGGCGCTTTTTTTGCGTCTTTTGCCTCTAATTTGGGTCTGGGACCTGATGCTGCAGAAATCGCCGTTATCCCTGATCCTGAATCTTTGATTGTGTTGCCTTGGCAGCCTAATGTGGGCTGGGTAGCTAGCGATGTGTATTTCAATGGAGCGCCTTTTCCAGCGGCTCCTCGCATGATTTTGAACCGGGTGCTGACTCAGGCGGCTGAGCTGGGCTACAGCTACAAGGCAGGGGTGGAGGCTGAATTTTTTCTGCTGCGGCAGACTGAGACGGGATATGCGATCGCAGATGCCCACGACACCGCCACCCGTCCGTGCTACGACCAGCTCAACCTGATGCGCCAGTTTGACCTGATCTCCAAGCTGGTGACTTATATGGAGGAACTGGGCTGGGAACCTTACCAGTGTGATCATGAAGATGCTAACGGCCAGTTTGAGATCAACTGGACCTATGACGATGCCAGAGTCACCGCTGATCGCCACGTCTTTTTTAAATACATGGTCAAAACCCTGGCAGAACAGCAGGGCTTGACAGCAACCTTCATGCCCAAACCCTTTAGTCATCTGACGGGTAACGGGGCTCATATTCACAACAGCCTTTGGCAGGGCGACAACAATTTGTTCGCCGACGGGGCAGATGACGGGGGCCTCTCTGCTGTAGGCTATCACTTCCTGGGCGGGGTTTTGGCCCACGGGCGGGGCCTTACAGCCCTGTGTGGCCCAACCATTAACTCCTACCGTCGGTTGGGTGCTGCCATGACCGAGTCTGGCAGCACCTGGAGCCCTCAATACATCTCCTATGGCGGCAACAACCGCACCCACATGCTGCGAATTCCGGAGGCTGGACGGTTTGAGTGCCGCTTGGTAGACGGGGCTGCCAACCTGTACCTAGTGCTGGCGGGGCTGCTAGCTGCTGGGTTGGAGGGCATCGCTACCCAGGCCAACCCCGGCCAGCGCATCGATGAAAACCTGTTCGTTCGAGGGTCTGAGTTTGACCTGCAGCGTCTGCCCTCAAACCTGCTGGAAGCGCTGGAAGCCCTTAAAAACGACAGCCTGCTGATGGATGTGATTGGGGAGCTGGCGACCAAGACCTACTTTGAATTTAAGTACAGCGAGTGGGATGCTTTCCACGCCGGTATTACTCCCTGGGAAATGAAACAGTACGTCAACTGCTGA